A portion of the uncultured Draconibacterium sp. genome contains these proteins:
- a CDS encoding FISUMP domain-containing protein, which yields MEVIYPRNTISDSQSAGTIGEAGGTVINEGNLNQTFNEWLTQYFTEDRSRTIIETINNYAGEMPDTGVNELIIAFMARFEDLLNQLINTNNQNTDKIIEKLAELHTVRDLGEFVWNDGNTTQHIYILEGGVPPTITINQYINNICGVAIFAAEFTSNDAATGLVPISLYPVDYIQELIANNPVITIGAENYVPITICDLTLNNNELGGQLIDDTETEEGTSIDAVTSEFGYYYNAYTVHHAKNIGSSEDWTIPTQQQFIDLMNYVGGAAIAGNKLKASGLNYWNTDLGLDEYGFKAVGSGYYAGSDFSALKQIGKLWTSTAKSEWFTYNVAFNHNDGSMSTTENSGLAVGMSIRLVKDANGVSDGTVIEYVGNNGIKYQAIAINELYWTPNLLETNWGDGSEMTFVNDQSTWAAMEDEAYANYDFSEVNQYTNGGIVILDNGSVSIGQIDSVNGLNEPKKVSELNKPVLGSLLLRKI from the coding sequence ATGGAAGTAATATATCCAAGAAATACAATTTCGGATTCTCAATCTGCCGGAACTATCGGCGAAGCTGGCGGTACAGTAATAAATGAGGGAAATTTAAACCAAACGTTTAACGAATGGTTAACTCAGTATTTTACAGAAGATCGCAGTAGAACAATAATTGAAACCATTAATAATTATGCTGGCGAAATGCCGGATACAGGTGTTAATGAATTGATTATTGCGTTTATGGCCCGTTTTGAAGATTTGTTAAATCAGTTGATTAACACAAACAATCAGAACACTGACAAAATTATTGAAAAACTTGCTGAATTACACACAGTTCGCGATTTGGGCGAATTTGTTTGGAACGATGGAAATACAACACAACACATCTATATTTTAGAGGGTGGTGTTCCTCCTACGATTACAATAAATCAGTACATAAACAATATCTGTGGTGTTGCAATTTTCGCTGCTGAATTTACGTCAAACGATGCTGCAACCGGATTAGTTCCGATTTCACTTTATCCGGTCGATTACATTCAGGAATTAATTGCTAATAATCCGGTTATAACTATTGGTGCCGAAAACTATGTTCCTATTACTATTTGTGATTTAACGCTAAATAATAATGAACTTGGCGGTCAATTAATAGATGATACTGAAACTGAGGAAGGTACTAGCATAGATGCTGTCACCTCTGAATTTGGTTATTATTACAATGCGTATACTGTGCACCATGCTAAAAATATAGGAAGTTCTGAAGATTGGACAATACCAACACAACAACAATTTATTGATTTAATGAATTATGTTGGTGGTGCTGCTATTGCTGGAAATAAATTAAAAGCATCCGGTTTGAATTATTGGAATACTGATTTGGGTTTAGATGAGTATGGATTTAAGGCGGTTGGTTCAGGTTATTATGCAGGTAGTGATTTCAGTGCTCTTAAGCAAATTGGAAAATTGTGGACTTCAACCGCCAAAAGTGAATGGTTTACATACAACGTTGCATTTAATCATAACGACGGTTCTATGAGTACAACTGAAAATTCGGGATTGGCTGTAGGTATGTCTATAAGATTAGTTAAAGATGCAAATGGAGTGTCAGATGGAACTGTCATTGAATACGTAGGGAATAATGGCATTAAATATCAGGCTATTGCAATAAATGAATTGTACTGGACTCCTAATTTGTTAGAAACAAATTGGGGTGATGGTTCGGAAATGACATTTGTAAATGACCAATCAACTTGGGCGGCTATGGAAGATGAAGCATATGCGAATTACGATTTTTCAGAAGTTAATCAATATACAAATGGAGGTATTGTAATTCTCGATAATGGTAGTGTAAGTATTGGACAAATTGATTCTGTAAATGGATTAAATGAACCTAAAAAAGTTAGCGAATTAAATAAACCAGTTCTTGGTTCACTATTATTGAGGAAAATATAA